TGTGTGAGTTTGGTACATGTGACTCAGGGTTAATGTAATGGTAGTCTGTGCGTACTATTTATCTAGCAGAGGCTGGTAGAGCTGTCGGTCGTAGGCGAGCTATCCACTCTCTTAACTCTCCACATCTACATcttaacacatcgttcaataagtcccgggactaactatggaaacaacattttatcggcaaaattctttattattcttcAACATAATCTGCTTCAAGTGTAAGTcaatcattccagcattctctgacttttcaatgccatgtttgtagaacgatttgtgTTTTGACTCAAAATTAGCCTCAGTAGCCGCGATCacctcctcattcgagccAAAGCTTTTTCCAGTCGCTGGCCAaagccagtagtcgctgggggccagatccggcgagtacggaggatgagaAAGGCAGTTGAAAGCCTCATTCgttgatcgtttgttccaatgtgagcaaacgcggcagccatttgaaaaaaaaccttttttataaccaatttttatgcaaaatagtaaatgcactaccagttgatatgttcacCATCTTAGCTATCTCCGGCACTTTCATTTTGTGGTCACCCATcacaagaaaacaatgttttatcaacacacgaaactcgttttggtacatttttttcacgattggAAAGGTagcgtcactttaaccactatagctttcttggttatgtttcgaattaaatgtTGACACATCTTAGCTGAAGGTGGGTATTTTTGAACTTTGGTATATAAATGGGATTAAAAGCGCCATCTATACGCAAGTCCCGGGGCTTATTGGACGATGTGTTATTCTGATGCTAGAGAAACCAAGTACACAAGCCGCTTGGTGAGGTCTCAGCGCACTCAGCAACCGCCCCCCTTTCTAGCCACATTCCCTATTTAttcgcccgaccgaccgcctCCCGATAAAACTGAAGACACCGAGCTTACGACGGCTCCGTTCTGGGCTGGGGATCTACTGGGCTGGGCTCTTGTTGAACGGATGTCGATACTCCCCATTAGCTAGTAGTTATAAGAGAATTGGGCGAATTGGCAGTGTAAAACTAAACGTAGCAGATATGTAGGCACGACCGCAGCCACCAAGCAGACAGCAGCCAGCAAGTCGCGTGGAGTCGCGCTCCCAAGAGCCCGGCCACGAGGAATAGGAATATATCCGCGAAGACTTCCGCGCGTGTACTTTATTTCTCAAGTAAAATACCTTAAGACACTTTCAATCGTCACCGCGCCCGCATGACGACCTACTTCGACTAATCAGTGTatcagtgtgtttgtgtgagagagagagagagaaagagagaaagagtatgtgtgtatgtggcaTAGTACAATGCGATGCATTTTCTTTCTAACCTCGAGTGGCTCCGCTTATGCTCGTCACCTCGCCCTATACTCGCCCCACTCCTCACAATGTTCCCCTCAAACGCCTACCCACATACCTACCCCTCCCAGGGAGCTGGTCAAGAAAACTTCAATAAAGATTGTCAccactgagagagagagagaatagaATCTGCCGAGTGGTATTTTCCCAATGTACCTAGAGCTTGTTGTTCAGGCGAGACCCCGCCTGGCTTGTTGGTGGTGTTAGTTCTTCATTTACTTAACTGCTTGCTCTTAATAGCTTTTCTTATACGGGGACACAATCGCGCGAGCGTTGATctctctgatgctttctgtaacggtgtgcgTTTACGGCGTTGGGGTTCCGCGCCGACCCCCATTTCACACCGGTATCGAGACTCCGATGATAACGACGAGCGTAACCGACGCAAGCAACTCATAGTAAATagttcctttcaagtcccaccacgTGTTAGCTGTGCCGAATTTTTCGCAGTGCATCGCTTCCATGTCTTGTAGCTTACAAATGCAAGGAACAAACAGtcaaagttttcttttaagTATGCAGTGTCAGCTTGATAACGAGCATTTACTTTAATTGGTTTGATCGATACCTGATGGAACCTCGATCACTACCGTGCAAAATGTTGGCTTTCTTTTTAGCCCTAACCCTTACATTTATTGAGGTGTacatgtggtggtggtaggtATAACAATAAGCTGCCAAGTGCAGCAGGAGGGGTCCACATAGTGGAGTCCGTGAGAGTCACAGGAAAGAAATGGTGTGCCGGGTGTCGTGGTCTGGGATTGGTCAGACGTTCGACGACTTAGCATCGACAGGTAGGTCACAGAGCGGGTGGCTGTACGCACAGTGCGGGCAGGGGGTCGCACACGACCGGCAGATCggcaggtcggtcggtcgacggTGCGGGTGGTGGCAGTCACCGCCCGACGGCAGACTGACGATGAGCACGACGACCGCAAACAGGGCGACGAGGGCCACGTTCCAGAACAGccagccgatgccgatggcgcGCAGGAGCACCGGCAGGAGCCGCACCGCCACGTACACCGTGCCCCAGCTGATGGCCGTGGCGAGGGTGTGCAGCGGGAACCGCAGCTCCGCGTCGTCCAGCTCCGCGTCCAGCAGCTTCCCCGGCAGCCGGTGGAAGCCGACGGTGTAGCAGGTGTAGTAGAGGGCAAGCGCGATCAGTGGCCCGTTTTGGTGGGCCGCCGGTACGGGGACGTGGGGGGCCGGCGAGTGGGTACCGCGGACGTGACACTGCCAGCCGAGGGCGAGCATGGTGAGCGCCATCAGCAGGGTGCTGGTCAGGAGCAGCACCCGGTGCGGGGAGTTGCCGTCCTGCAGCCGTTGGCGCAGCAGCCACCCGAGGAGCggcccggtgacggtgaagacggcggccagcagggcggcggccgccgcttgGCCACCGAAGAGCCCGTGGTCCGAGTGTCCGTTCACGCCGATCAGCTCCAGGACGTCGCTCAGGTAGAACAGCAGCGGGACGGCTCCGACGCAGGCCTGGAACGCGAACAgggccagcagcggcaggagcaGCGTCAGGTTACCCTGGCGGCGCACCGCCTCCAGCAGACCGCAGGGCGACGCCGCAGGGTTCGAGCGCTGCTGCCAGCGCTCCAGCAGCCCCTGCATCGCCTGCTGCGTGGCGAGGTCGGTGCCGTGGGTCCGCTGGAGCATGGTGGTGGCGCGGCCCGGGCGCCCCGCCGCGCACAGGTACTGGGCCGACTCGGGCAGGAACAGGCAGGCGACGAAGGTGAGCACACCGAACGCACCGCACAGCAGTGGGCTCAGCTCCGCCCGCACCGGCAGCAGATCTGGAGTTGGAGTTGAGTGGAGTTGAGTGGAGCTTAAAGTGGAGTCCACTGCTTCTACCTACGTACCGACGGTGAAGCGGAGCAGTATGCCGAGGGGAAAGGCGGCCGTCACTAGTTCATCGACGAGCGAACGCCACGGGGAGCGCCACGCGGTCGCCGCACCGAGCTCGGCCACGTACGAGGGCACGAGCGTGAACGCGATGCCGGCCCCGATGCCGGCCAGGACGCGGGACACGCTGGCGCACCAGAAGGGCGCGAAGGAGGGGGCGAGTGCCTCGAGGGTggcggaaccgaccgacagcagggccgccgccagcaggaaGCTCTTGGTGCCGATCCACAGGTACCACCGGTGGACGAAGCACGCGGTGATCGCGAGCACGGCGGCCGGCGTCGCGATCAGCGAGATGGTCCAGTTGTCCAGCTGCGGCCCCGACCGGCCCCGGTGCAGCGCTCCGCTGCTCCAGCCCACCATCGCACCGCACGCCACATAGCTGAGGGCCGCTGGAAGTGGAGACCGAGAAGATCAGCCGCTCGGCTCGGACTCGGGCACCGAATGAACCCCGACCTACCGATGAACGTGTACAGGATGGTGGCCAGTCCGTGATCCCGCAGGGGTTGCTTCTTCGCCTGCATGCTGGATCTTACGGGGTTGATTGGGCAGGTTCTTGAACGGCGCACTCACAAACACGACAGTGGCACGGACTGTGGACTGTGGGAACTTCCCTGTTTTGGGGAGCGCACGTAAGCGACTGCTCCGGCGCTAAACCGACTCCGGAATGACTGTCCGGGCGCACTCCCCGTCCAGTCTGACGCTGTGTCTGACCTGAGCCTACATCCGGCATCCCGCCGGCACTCTGGACGTCAAGATGGCGCCGGTCCACGATCAAAGCCGGTGaccaaaggaaaaaaaaacacacagcacTATCCGCTGATAACTGTCCCGTTCTAGCGATGCGCTGCAACCGGTCGGTGGGCAATCGTCGGGAATGGTTTTAGGAACttcgaaagagagaaagagagagagagagagagagagagagagagagagagagagagagagagggagagagagagcgtaacCGGCGTAATCTTCGGGCATTCGGGAGGGCGCCCAGTGACATCCAAAACAAACCGTAGGCCGTTCTGAGGCGACCTCCTGATAAGCTATCAGGCCGATAGCACGTTCTATGTGCATCCTGTCAGCACCGCAACACAGTCGAGGCCTGTCTTGTGGGATCGCCAGCAGCGCCCACAGTACAAGGTACGCGGGGGCATCCCACAACGTGAAGGTGCTCCGTGACCTAGATGACCAacctggagagagagagagagaaagatagagtAGTGTGTAGTGTGTCCCTTCTTCTTGCTCAGTTTCTGGACCGCACCGGACAAAGTGCGCTGGAGCGTGCGGTGGCGTGATCGCTTCTCTGCCGGTGCTACCGGATTCCGGTCAGGTCAACGCAAACCTGACCCGATAGTAGTCCCCtcttgccaccaccgaccgtccACAATTAGCTTTTGACGCCGCGTTCTAGACGCCGCCGGCGAGCCTTATCGAATCGGGCTACGATTAAGAATACACGGCCGCTATCGCTGCAAGCGTTGTGTGGGAAATCCACCGTTCATCGTACGATGTTTGCCTCCAATCGCCGGGACTTAGAACGGCAACGGGTCCGAGCACAACAAATCGGTCCGAGCCGGTCCGGGTGTTTACTGTTTTGATGATCTGTCATGCAGACGTTATGTAGTTATTGCGTCGTTACGGCACTTTGAAGGTTGATAACTACaactacaacaaaaaatcacccCCGAGGCGGAAGTAGGAGATGCTGACCACGGTCGATGCCTGGCCAACTGATTGGGACGTCGGATTGGAGCACGCATTTTGTGGCGTGCTCGAgttcggttgcggttgtcAAAAGGTGTGATGGGTTGACGCGAATGGCGGCCACACGGCCCGGTAACCACACCTACGCCGCAGTGCACCTGCACCAGCGGGGCCCTTGAAGGTGACTAGGCGATGATGCTACACACGTCCGACGAATGGTGTGTAATCGATCCCGAAGCAGCTGCCGTGTTACGTGGCGTTAATTACTGGAACACAatcagctggtggtggcgaccGGTGGTGTGCCGTCAAGTGGAGGCGCTTTAGTCTGCCGGAGCAGATGCTCCGTCCCCTCCCTGCTGCGTTATTGAGCAAACAACTGCATGTGTATCTGTCACCACCCGGAATCACCGGAGAAGGAAGCGTGGTTAGATTGCGCTTTCGATTGTGGCATCCGGCGCTGCTAAATCTGGTGTGTGGTTTGATTACCGTGCAGACGGTCACCGTCGCCGAGTGCGCCTAACTGGCAGGCAACCCGCATCACACGGCTACCGGTTAGCCGATACACACGCCGATTCTCACCGGCAACaccgcacagtggggaatttgttAGGGAAAGGGTggacataaaatttaaaaagaatctatggacttttttcaacatgCGTtcaaacataataaataagcttgtttcgttattttaaggtttttcTGCACTACACCAAATTTTTTTGATGCACAATGTGTACACAAGGTGAGTGTAAACAAGGTTTTGAAATGATCAAGCAGCTTTATCCATTGCGTTTGTGGGAagtttgaaacaaataaagGTGAACAtaaaaaggtggaaaaaaggTTTGTAGGTGAAACaagtagaaacaaaaaaaaaaaagaaataattaccatccgaagtatccaacccatggACTATtgtttaaacgtttgatagaatacttattagtctattTTTTCATCCCATCTTAATTCGATGttatctacttggttaaaTACAAGATCATCGCGATTTCGTCAATCTTTGATAACCCTCCATTTTTTGAAGGTTATCGAATATGAAATACTTAACAAACATTGCAGAAACCTCAACCAGCAATGAAGAGGTCAAATACCTTACAAAATTGCAGAGGGCTGCGAGATAAAACCGGTTTCAAGATTATTGACAGGTGACAACACTTATTACCTAATTCGGGCACATTCGGTTGTTCGAATACAAGATAGAGATTTTACTTAGattatctaaataatagaaaaggcataaatgcaatatgttttgtatggtCATTTCATAGACAACATAGAAGCAACTCCTTATGCACcatgaatttattttcttaaaataagcctAGGGGACGAATTGGCAGGTATTAGCAGTTAAGCTTACtggaaatggtttaaaattattttaatttttatttcaatcactGGTGTAGGCGACAGAAGTTTGAGTATTGACAAATTTTTTTGCcgcattaccaaagttgacaaattgtattttttcgtagttttctatactaattcccgataaaacTGTAATagcaatgcaaaacataaacatttcatatgaaataagGATTCATTATCTTTGGAATGATGTATCATATAGCTACATTGCCGTTGCAAAACTGTGACGATCTGATGACGATCGCATGATGACGATCGCATGATCTGACGATCGCATgaaagtagctgataaaagttgtttttaaagattcatttttattactcCTTCGaatttgacagatgaattctcggaattaATGAAGTCTTGTCATAGCTAACTTATCTACTAGACCAGTGgtctcaaacacgcggcccgcgaCACTGTTTTGTTCGGCCCTCGACCACGTCCGCGGAGTATATAATTACGTTATACCAGTCAGGATagtcagcaataaatcacaagaaaatgttcttgtcggttcagctgccggcacagaagtgaccgatacgacttatttcaaatccaaaccaaatcaaagtgcgtaaaatttaatgaaaaaagcATTTCTCTATATGGTGCGGCCCGAGGACTAGCTGTTGCTTTCCACTGCGGCCCGCTGACTGGCTGTTACTTTCTACTGCGGCCCACATgctaatatgagtttgagaccACTGTACTAAGCTGTTCAATATGTTGTGCgcctcgataccagagggcgctgctacgagtctaataATTTGTATGtgtgataataataataacgtatgtgaagtttcatttcaatcggtcacttactttatttttacaagccatttagtatgtatcgacatgtcacagcatttttttcaatgGAATAAATCAAGTATCGGGCAGTGActtaatgtttatttttggaaggtaTAAATGCTAAGGAAATTTataaacgaatgttgaaagtgtatcagaactcttcacctttaatttggtggttaaaagagggatttctgagtttaaacgtggtcgtactagccttgaagacgatctatgtcaaaaacgtaaaaaaacagacacaacaactgaaatcgtaaaacaatacAGGATATTGTAATGGAATTATCGTCGAATCCCTTAAAGAggtttagtataaggcctagtcatctcattgagcagtataatcAAAATTTTGACTGAACTTTTGGGTTCgagaaaattgtttgcaaaatgcgTACGGCATTCGCTAAAAAACGCATTcaaatgcatctttcttgacaacatttaaagcatTTTCGTTAGGATAAACTTTGTTcatcggttccgaaacgagttcgtacGGAAATTacctaaaaagatgttagcatcagtttaattcgatgcgaatgaaattttgttagcggattacttgcaaactggtaaaacaataaatttcaaatggAAGCTTTTGTAACCTTTAAGACCTActgtgaaaattcgtgaaaaaagtcCCGGTTTGCCGAAGAAAAtcatcctctttcatcagggcaatgtgacgtgtcacaagagcattttgaaaatggcaaaaattcatgaattaaagttcgaattgttggggTATCCGCCGTATTCAGAAGATTTGGCCCCTGGGGACatccatttgttttcaaaaaaaaaaaaatcgtgttcatcaattaaaaaaaataatttatcatcaaatgatgacgtcataacagctgtaaaaaaacTATAccatgtcgatactaaatagcTTGTAgaatcccaaaaaaaaaattagactcgcAGCTGCGCCCTGTGGCatcgaagcgcaaaacttattgaacacactagtttttttttttttcaataaaattgcGTTTATTGAGAATTGATTTCGTAATACATCGAAGTTGATTTCCGAATGGGCTCGGCTAAAGCCTCTCCACATTATTTTTGAGAATGTTTTGTACCTATTCTTTTTCAGGTGTTGTTCGTTAGTGTACCTTAgtatttgatgtgtttttcttgaattttgACAGGGGCCCATTGGACCTGTCTAAGACTTTTTCCCTATACCTTACATACTTAGCCTACCCTACTAACTaaactatttacatttaacGTTATTTAAACTACTTTCTAATTACATGTGTCACTGAAGACGGTATTTCAATTCTTGGTTTCTACAGCAAGCGGACCAGTACTTTTTGTTAAGTTTTAGGGTGTGTTgagatattttttctatttttgctagtttatgtattttttctgtgctATGCCATGGAGgtttatttagtataattttTAAGAACTTGTTTTGGATTCTTTGCAATCTTTGTTTGTAGGTATTCGCGCTGGTGGCCCATATGGGAGATGCATAAGTGATGGTGGGGCGGATTATTGATTTGTACAGtagcagtttgtttttcttattttgttttgttctccTATTTATTAGGCTGTAGAGTATTTTTAGGTGTTTCTCGCATTTTTCTATTACGTGTTCGAAGTGTGTTTTATAGGTTAATTTCTTGTTTAGGTGAAATCCGAGGTATTTGACTGATTCTTTCCatgggatgtttgttttgtttatttttgtgtggccagttGGAATGCGACGCAAGCAAGTTCTTCgtgtaaagaaaattgcctCGGATTTGTCGgcgttaattttgattttccatgttttacaatatttttcatatttccggAGGCTGTTGTTTAAATTGGTGACTATCGTTTTGGGCATTGTACTTGAAGAGCTTATTGCTAAGTCGTCGGCATATAgaaattgtgaacattttttgtgtgttgaaaTGTCGGATATGTAGATATTGAAAAGTAGTGGGGAGA
Above is a genomic segment from Anopheles bellator chromosome X, idAnoBellAS_SP24_06.2, whole genome shotgun sequence containing:
- the LOC131213192 gene encoding uncharacterized protein LOC131213192, with the translated sequence MQAKKQPLRDHGLATILYTFIAALSYVACGAMVGWSSGALHRGRSGPQLDNWTISLIATPAAVLAITACFVHRWYLWIGTKSFLLAAALLSVGSATLEALAPSFAPFWCASVSRVLAGIGAGIAFTLVPSYVAELGAATAWRSPWRSLVDELVTAAFPLGILLRFTVDLLPVRAELSPLLCGAFGVLTFVACLFLPESAQYLCAAGRPGRATTMLQRTHGTDLATQQAMQGLLERWQQRSNPAASPCGLLEAVRRQGNLTLLLPLLALFAFQACVGAVPLLFYLSDVLELIGVNGHSDHGLFGGQAAAAALLAAVFTVTGPLLGWLLRQRLQDGNSPHRVLLLTSTLLMALTMLALGWQCHVRGTHSPAPHVPVPAAHQNGPLIALALYYTCYTVGFHRLPGKLLDAELDDAELRFPLHTLATAISWGTVYVAVRLLPVLLRAIGIGWLFWNVALVALFAVVVLIVSLPSGGDCHHPHRRPTDLPICRSCATPCPHCAYSHPLCDLPVDAKSSNV